From a single Asticcacaulis sp. MM231 genomic region:
- a CDS encoding helicase-related protein: MSEIAPNSPRPIIHAASDAKLMAVLGPTNTGKTHYAIERMCAYASGMMGLPLRLLAREIYERVVALKGVNAVALITGEEKIIPRLPSYFICTVEAMPLERQVDFLCVDEIQLCADTERGYVFTDRLLHARGRFETVFLGAKTFAPLFHRLFPAAEVMLRERLSALTYSGPKKLTRLPKRTAIVAFSTEKVYAIAELIRRQRGGAAVVMGSLSPKTRNAQVELFQKGEVDFLVATDAIGMGLNMDIQHVAFSGLSKFDGKSTRHLTAQEIGQIAGRAGRFMRDGTFGVTGECHELDEDLVHAVENHQFMALDAAQWRNHKLDFSTLDALLKSLSQPSTVIGLHLAKEALDEKALRLLSQDEDIAAKIRNPVTLRTLWEACQLPDFRKIGLDEHLKLVAHLFWSRLSPGGFIAEDWFEGALRDLDHMDGDIDTLSSRLSGVRTLSYIANRGAWLARTEHWRDAARDLEERLSDKLHEALMQRFIDARTSALLKALDAEEAPRPEVTPEGQVIIEGHVVGELKGLSFTSTSAESVIADKALRQAANRAIKPILLDRLRDLANSASKAFQIKGHDVLWKKEIVARIEPSDWFAPRLKLIEAPDHPALQERAVKRLTDYVRQSAQAGLKSLYKIKQTSEDEAATPAVRAIAFRLYENAGILARDETLKLTAEDKAALKALGVAGHRYAWFLPELQSPKIRPLLQAFGSGANPTDHPQRKHSQRGQLLLGDYGAVAMKTLSQLDKIMGHGVWQKGATYVREADFAALGLNENQRDKLLQALGLVKVEPITVTETVAVAVDVKAEAAPSEGKSRRKRRRGKAPVAVEVSVEAVETPVEAVDLPEAAVEPVAEAITEPVEEAVAETPAPVPETREVQLLGWRQKSFEPRPPRVRPERTRSDAPGENAGKPRGDRSRKGAPKEGKPYSGGKPDRKPAREQKPAEPYVNPYSPFAILREKLGQS; this comes from the coding sequence GTGTCAGAGATAGCCCCCAACAGCCCCCGCCCCATTATCCACGCCGCCAGCGACGCAAAGCTGATGGCCGTGCTTGGTCCCACCAACACCGGCAAGACCCACTACGCCATCGAGCGTATGTGCGCCTATGCCAGCGGCATGATGGGCCTGCCCCTGCGCCTGCTCGCCCGTGAAATCTACGAACGCGTGGTGGCGCTGAAGGGCGTCAACGCCGTGGCCCTGATCACCGGCGAGGAAAAGATCATTCCGCGCCTGCCCTCCTATTTCATCTGCACGGTCGAGGCCATGCCGCTGGAACGCCAGGTCGATTTCCTGTGCGTCGATGAAATCCAGCTCTGCGCCGACACCGAGCGCGGTTACGTCTTCACCGACCGCCTGCTGCATGCGCGCGGCCGTTTCGAGACCGTATTTCTGGGCGCCAAGACCTTCGCGCCCTTGTTCCACCGCCTCTTCCCCGCCGCCGAAGTCATGCTGCGTGAGCGTCTCTCCGCCCTCACCTATTCCGGCCCGAAGAAGCTGACCCGCCTGCCCAAGCGCACCGCCATCGTCGCCTTCTCAACCGAGAAGGTCTATGCCATCGCCGAACTGATCCGCCGCCAGCGCGGTGGCGCGGCCGTGGTGATGGGCAGCCTGTCGCCCAAGACCCGCAATGCGCAGGTCGAATTGTTTCAAAAAGGCGAGGTCGATTTTCTGGTGGCGACCGACGCCATCGGCATGGGCCTTAACATGGACATTCAGCATGTCGCGTTTTCAGGCCTCTCCAAGTTCGACGGCAAGTCGACGCGCCACCTGACGGCGCAGGAAATCGGCCAGATCGCCGGCCGCGCTGGCCGTTTCATGCGCGATGGCACCTTTGGCGTCACCGGTGAATGTCACGAACTCGACGAGGATCTGGTCCACGCGGTCGAGAACCATCAGTTCATGGCGCTCGATGCCGCGCAATGGCGCAATCACAAGCTTGATTTCTCGACGCTCGACGCCCTGCTGAAAAGCCTGTCGCAGCCCTCAACCGTGATCGGACTGCACCTCGCCAAGGAAGCGCTCGATGAAAAGGCCCTGCGCCTTTTGAGCCAGGACGAGGATATCGCCGCCAAGATCAGGAACCCGGTGACCTTGCGCACGCTGTGGGAAGCCTGCCAGTTGCCTGACTTCCGCAAGATCGGGCTGGATGAGCACCTGAAACTGGTGGCGCACCTGTTCTGGTCACGTCTCAGCCCCGGCGGCTTCATTGCCGAGGACTGGTTTGAGGGCGCCTTGCGCGATCTCGACCATATGGACGGCGATATCGACACCCTGTCGTCGCGCCTTTCCGGCGTGCGCACCCTCTCCTACATCGCCAACCGTGGCGCATGGCTGGCCCGCACCGAGCACTGGCGCGACGCGGCGCGCGATCTCGAAGAGCGCCTGTCCGACAAACTGCACGAAGCCCTCATGCAGCGCTTTATTGACGCCCGCACCAGCGCCCTGCTCAAGGCGCTCGATGCCGAGGAAGCGCCGCGCCCCGAAGTCACCCCCGAAGGCCAGGTCATTATCGAAGGCCATGTCGTCGGCGAACTGAAAGGGCTGTCCTTCACATCGACCAGCGCCGAAAGCGTTATCGCCGACAAGGCGCTGCGTCAGGCCGCCAACCGCGCCATCAAGCCGATCCTGCTCGATCGTTTGCGCGATCTCGCCAACAGCGCCTCGAAAGCCTTCCAGATCAAGGGGCATGACGTCCTGTGGAAGAAGGAAATCGTGGCCCGCATCGAGCCTTCCGATTGGTTCGCGCCGCGCCTCAAGCTGATCGAAGCGCCCGATCATCCGGCCTTGCAGGAACGCGCCGTCAAGCGCCTGACCGACTATGTGCGCCAGAGCGCGCAGGCCGGTCTCAAGAGCCTGTACAAGATCAAACAGACCTCGGAAGATGAGGCCGCGACGCCGGCCGTCCGCGCCATCGCCTTCCGCCTCTATGAAAACGCCGGCATCCTTGCCCGCGATGAAACCCTGAAGCTGACGGCCGAAGACAAGGCGGCGCTGAAGGCGCTTGGCGTCGCCGGCCATCGCTATGCCTGGTTCCTGCCCGAACTGCAAAGCCCGAAAATCCGCCCGCTATTGCAGGCCTTTGGCAGCGGCGCCAATCCGACCGATCATCCGCAGCGCAAGCACAGCCAGCGCGGTCAGCTCTTGCTGGGTGACTATGGCGCGGTGGCAATGAAGACCCTGTCGCAACTCGACAAGATCATGGGCCATGGCGTCTGGCAAAAAGGCGCGACCTATGTGCGCGAGGCCGATTTCGCCGCACTGGGGCTCAACGAGAACCAACGCGATAAGCTGTTGCAGGCCCTGGGGCTGGTGAAGGTTGAGCCGATCACGGTGACCGAGACGGTGGCAGTGGCGGTCGACGTCAAGGCGGAAGCCGCACCGAGCGAAGGTAAGTCACGCCGTAAACGCCGCAGAGGCAAGGCGCCCGTCGCTGTCGAAGTGAGCGTGGAAGCCGTGGAAACGCCCGTCGAGGCGGTTGACCTGCCGGAAGCCGCTGTAGAACCTGTGGCAGAAGCCATTACAGAACCTGTCGAGGAAGCCGTGGCCGAAACGCCGGCGCCCGTGCCTGAAACCCGTGAGGTGCAACTGCTCGGCTGGCGGCAAAAATCGTTCGAGCCGCGGCCGCCGCGCGTCCGTCCGGAGCGGACACGCTCTGACGCGCCAGGTGAAAACGCCGGCAAGCCGCGTGGCGACCGCTCTCGCAAGGGGGCACCGAAAGAGGGCAAGCCCTATTCAGGCGGCAAGCCGGATCGCAAACCCGCCCGCGAACAAAAGCCGGCGGAGCCCTATGTGAACCCCTATTCGCCCTTCGCCATCCTGCGCGAAAAACTGGGACAATCCTGA
- the dapA gene encoding 4-hydroxy-tetrahydrodipicolinate synthase: MLIPETYEPRSPYTGIWVPMMTPFKHGDVDYDAASLFTHHLVDFGIHGLVVGGTTGEGPSLTPYEKARLVETVAASVPDDTPVVLGVEGTNTSKILNELTEIGDLPVHGYLVSAPSYVRPGQEGIYRHFMAISEAVKHPVILYDIPVRTGAVLQIDTILRLMASGDFPAIKACGLTTDRLKDLPTIYRLKVMCGDDQWMFRALDMGAHGVISASAQVAPRRFVEAYAMLEKYSADGAWKRFNILMPLIEHMFAQPNPAPVKAALALQTWCQEELRLPMTPVTADFRQELETVLAHMHALHHDDLLCADKSSK; this comes from the coding sequence ATGCTTATCCCCGAAACCTACGAACCCCGTTCCCCTTACACCGGTATCTGGGTGCCGATGATGACCCCTTTCAAACATGGAGACGTCGACTATGACGCTGCTAGTCTCTTCACTCATCATCTTGTGGACTTTGGCATTCACGGTCTGGTTGTCGGCGGGACGACGGGTGAAGGTCCGTCTCTCACGCCTTATGAGAAGGCCCGTCTTGTTGAAACCGTCGCAGCATCCGTCCCTGATGATACCCCCGTCGTCCTGGGTGTTGAAGGCACGAACACCTCGAAGATTTTAAACGAACTGACGGAGATCGGTGATCTTCCGGTGCATGGCTATCTGGTCTCCGCGCCAAGCTATGTCAGGCCGGGGCAGGAGGGTATCTACCGGCACTTCATGGCGATATCCGAAGCGGTGAAGCATCCGGTTATCCTCTACGATATTCCGGTGCGCACCGGGGCGGTGCTGCAAATTGACACCATCCTTCGCCTGATGGCCAGTGGTGATTTCCCGGCCATCAAGGCCTGTGGGCTGACGACGGATCGCCTGAAAGACCTGCCGACCATATACCGCCTCAAGGTGATGTGCGGTGACGATCAGTGGATGTTCCGGGCGCTGGACATGGGCGCGCATGGCGTCATCAGCGCCTCGGCCCAGGTGGCGCCGCGCCGCTTCGTCGAGGCCTATGCCATGCTGGAAAAATACAGCGCCGATGGGGCCTGGAAACGCTTCAACATCCTGATGCCCCTGATCGAGCATATGTTCGCCCAACCGAATCCGGCGCCTGTCAAGGCCGCGCTCGCCTTGCAGACCTGGTGTCAGGAAGAGTTGCGCCTGCCGATGACGCCGGTGACGGCGGACTTTCGTCAGGAACTGGAAACCGTACTCGCCCATATGCACGCCCTGCATCATGACGATCTGCTCTGTGCCGACAAGTCCTCGAAATAG
- a CDS encoding acetyl-CoA C-acyltransferase has translation MPIDHVVITGAMRTPMGGFQGDFAGVTAPQLGAAAIRAAVGNMPADLVSEVLMGCVLPAGLGQAPARQAALLAGLPVSVPAATVNKMCGSGMKAVMLGYDALLAGSADMVVAGGMESMSNAPYLLPKARAGMRMGHGEVKDHMFLDGLEDAYEPGRLMGSFAEDAARHYQLTRQMQDDYALASLSRALAADVSAEIVPVETKAGVITADEQPAKARPDKIPLLRPAFAKDGTVTAANASSISDGAAALVLTKASVAEAHGLIPLARIRGHASHAEEPKWFSHAPVGAINTLLGKVGWSVDQVDLFEINEAFAVVALIAMHDLKIPHGRLNIHGGACALGHPIGASGARILVTLINALRQTGGKRGVAAVCIGGGEATAVAIELV, from the coding sequence ATGCCCATTGATCACGTCGTGATAACCGGCGCCATGCGCACGCCCATGGGCGGATTTCAGGGTGATTTCGCCGGCGTCACCGCGCCGCAACTCGGGGCGGCAGCCATCAGGGCGGCTGTCGGTAACATGCCTGCCGATCTGGTCAGCGAAGTTCTTATGGGCTGCGTCCTGCCGGCCGGACTGGGGCAGGCGCCGGCGCGTCAGGCCGCCCTTCTGGCAGGCTTGCCGGTCTCCGTGCCGGCCGCAACGGTCAACAAGATGTGCGGTTCGGGCATGAAGGCGGTGATGCTGGGCTATGACGCCCTGCTGGCGGGCTCGGCGGACATGGTGGTGGCCGGCGGCATGGAGAGCATGTCGAACGCACCCTATCTGTTGCCCAAGGCGCGTGCGGGGATGCGGATGGGGCATGGCGAGGTCAAGGACCACATGTTCCTCGATGGTCTGGAGGATGCCTATGAACCGGGGCGTCTGATGGGCAGTTTCGCCGAGGACGCCGCCCGGCACTATCAGTTGACCCGCCAGATGCAGGACGATTATGCGCTGGCCAGTTTAAGCCGCGCCCTGGCCGCCGATGTCAGCGCTGAGATCGTGCCGGTCGAGACGAAGGCGGGCGTTATCACAGCGGACGAGCAACCGGCCAAGGCGCGGCCTGACAAGATTCCGCTGCTCAGACCGGCTTTTGCCAAAGACGGCACGGTCACCGCTGCAAACGCCAGTTCGATCTCCGATGGCGCGGCGGCGCTGGTGCTGACGAAGGCATCGGTCGCCGAAGCGCACGGCCTTATACCGTTGGCGCGTATCAGAGGCCATGCCAGTCATGCCGAAGAGCCGAAATGGTTCAGCCACGCGCCGGTTGGGGCCATCAACACCTTGCTCGGCAAGGTCGGCTGGTCGGTGGATCAGGTCGATCTGTTCGAGATCAACGAGGCCTTCGCGGTGGTGGCGCTGATCGCCATGCACGATCTCAAAATCCCGCATGGCCGGCTGAACATCCATGGCGGCGCCTGCGCGCTTGGTCACCCGATAGGCGCCAGCGGCGCGCGCATCCTCGTCACTCTCATCAACGCGCTCCGGCAAACCGGCGGCAAGCGTGGTGTGGCCGCCGTATGCATCGGTGGTGGCGAGGCGACGGCGGTGGCGATCGAGTTGGTTTAA